From the genome of Leishmania major strain Friedlin complete genome, chromosome 35:
CGCTGCTCCACCCTCGCTCTGCATCTCCTTCTCTTGGGCGCTGCGCTCACTCGACTCTCCCCTtgctccccccctcctcccccctcacaGGAAGGCGCTTCAATCCGTCGAAGTGCACATCAAGGTTGGTGCGGAGTCGCTGTGAAAATGTGACGGCCCTGTGCACACGCCGTCCCCATCTAGCTTTCCTGAAGATCCCTTTTGTTTTCCGTTTTCAGGGGTGATGACCACCCTGAAGGACTCATCGATATCAGCAGCCACAATCGGTGGAGTGGCGGGGCAGACAATGCTGCCCAGCACCTGCGGCGAAGAAACTGATCTGCCTGGCGTGCCACGCGTTGGCTGCGTGGCTGTCATCTCCTACAAGCCCCGAAGCCTACACGGCTTTTCGGCCTGCGTGGTCGGGATGGCCGACGGAATCGCCATTCTTGGCCCAGATCTCACCCAGCGGCGCTATggtcgccaccgcctcctcacaCGGCTCCTCTGGCGGCCGGTGTCGTCGCTCgagggtggaggagggcggtcAAACGCCACTGCGCGCGAGGGCGAGAGCGCGGCCGTGTCTCGCAGTGGCACCGCCATACTGCCGCACACAAAGGGAAGCTGTGCCAGCATTGTCGCTGTCACCGCCTGCCTCGTCGCAGGTGAGGATGGGAACTATGCCCATGCGGCGCAGGAAACTGCAGAGGACGACACGATCGCTATTGTGGTTGCTTGGTCCGATGccacgctgcggcaccacatAACGGTCCTCATGGCTCAGTTGCGGTGTATCCtggcgccgtcctcggcaGGGAGcgttggcagcagcggcagacacGTGGAAGCAGGGCTGGTGCATGTGGTGGCTCATGATGCTCTACCCTTGTGCCCGATGCAGTTTGTGCTTCGTTTGTTTTACCACCCTGCTATGGCAGCTTCCGAAAACAAGACGGCACAAAATCATGTTGTGATGTGCTCTGTATACTCCCCGTTAGGCTCGACGACGCTGTCTGCGGGACACTTCGGCCAGTCCGACGCAGGGGCCAGCACCAACAGCGGGCCTGCCAACACAGTTGTGAAGCAGTCGCACCCGACTGttggcactgccgccgctgcggcagagctgGGCGGCACCTCGGCAGTAGCatcagcacggcggcgcggcgagctgctcTTCCTTACCGTATCACCGTGCCATAcccgtggcgctgctgaagcgacggcggctgtcTCCCCGTGTGTCGGCAGCGCTTGTGCCAACTGCTGCATCCAAGTGCGTGCGGAGCCGTCAACAGGCAAAGAGGTGGCAGCGTGGCTGCTGCAGTTTCAGCCAGACCGCGTCATCTGCGCCTTTGCTGTGCAGTCTACCACGACAAGCGTGATCGCGGCGGCCGGGGCGACTGACGGTCGGGTCTACCTGCTGGGACTCACCTCGCAGCGCCTGGTGCTGCGAGTCAGCGGGCCCGTGGCTGATGTGATGTTTGTGCAGACGAAACGGGAGAATGACCGATCGCAGACCCGCAACGCTGTCGTGGATGGCCTCCTGGACGACGCCATGGCGGAGGACACGCTGAGGAACGGCAGCTTTTCGAGTCAGGCAGACGAGTTTGCGCGGCATGAAGGGGTCGACTTCGCCGCACTGGTGATTCTTGATAGCGCCGGTCACCTTctggtgctgcgcgccatcAACAGCGGAGCCGCCATTACGCAAAACGTCGCAGATATCCCGCAAGTCATCACACTTGCGAATGGGCAGCAGCCTACGTTCACCGCCGTGAACTTGTCTCTGGCGAGCCTCGATGGCGAGCCCATTAGCTCGAAACACTTCCACGATTTGTGCACCCTGCGTCACTTCTTcagccagcgccgcctcccacTGTCGCAGCTTCAGcggcaacaacagcagcggaagcCGGGACGGAGCAACCCCTCTCCTGCGAGCCCGCCACTTGCCTCCAGCAGCCTTTCCACGTCCCCCGTGAATCGGAGTTTCTcgaacggcgcggcaggaGCCGAGGAGACCACCATAGCGGGCCACATCCTGAGTCGTGGTCTGCTGTGCGTGACATGCGTCTATAACGCAAAGGGTGGCGCAGAGCTGGTCGTGAGCACGATGGGGCAGGTGGTCGTATCCGTGCCCTTCAGTTCCACGGACGGGTGCTTCCGCATTGCCGGCTTCACCATCACGCCGTCCCCGATGTTCTACGTTGGCTTCGTGGACTTCTTCGCCGACGGCAATCCTACGCTCGTCATGGCTGGGCTGAAGAATGTGCTCGTAGCCAGTCGCCCGCAGCCGACTATCCGTGagcgcgtgcagctgctgctgcgcctgctcggCAAGAAGGAGCGTGAGCAGCAAAACGCGGAGAGCGGCAGGGCAGACGGATGAAGGGGCAGCCGACGAGGTCgaaccgccgctgctcatgTCGAGCGTGAAGGCTGTTCTCTGCGCTAAAGCTCTTCGGTCATGTGCGGTCTCCGGAACGTTACTATCAATCCCGCTACGTTGTGCTTTCGGAGGCTTCCCAAGAGGGTAACCGATGATTACAGAGCAAGCTTTACAGCTAAAGGGAAACAGGTGCGCAATGACTCTTCAGGAGGGTGTATATGTCGCACAGAGTGGGTGGCCGCTCTTCCACCGCCGTGCAATCTTAGCAGCGGCAATAAGCAGCACCTATGATGCCTCACTAAAcacccttttttttggggggaaTGTATCGGCTTTCCCCGTTCTCTGGTCTCCTTACAATTCCACTACGCATCCTCCCCTCACCTCTCGAGAGCTTCTCCTGGTCATATCAAGGGGGTATAGTGATGCGCTGCGGATACCCGTACAGCCACTCTGCATCGCTGACATCGCCGGCCCCCTACCTCGCATGCGAACCTTCGAAAGGCAGTTCGCAGAGGCACGCCCTCGAACGGAGGTCCATCTCTTTTCACCGCCTTGCGCTTTCACCGGTGCACGCCGACAACGCCCATGCACCGCACAACGCCTTCTCACTTTGCTTCCCAGCAGCTCTCACTTGTTTCGTTGAGTGTTTCTCTGCCTTTGATCcgctctgtgtgtatgtgtgtgtgctccagCCTGACTAGTCTGCGAGTCCATCCTCTTTTTCATCCGTCTCTTACTGCGTAGCGTCGACCTCGCCCGTTG
Proteins encoded in this window:
- a CDS encoding conserved hypothetical protein (previous protein_id=AAZ14677.1) — its product is MTTLKDSSISAATIGGVAGQTMLPSTCGEETDLPGVPRVGCVAVISYKPRSLHGFSACVVGMADGIAILGPDLTQRRYGRHRLLTRLLWRPVSSLEGGGGRSNATAREGESAAVSRSGTAILPHTKGSCASIVAVTACLVAGEDGNYAHAAQETAEDDTIAIVVAWSDATLRHHITVLMAQLRCILAPSSAGSVGSSGRHVEAGLVHVVAHDALPLCPMQFVLRLFYHPAMAASENKTAQNHVVMCSVYSPLGSTTLSAGHFGQSDAGASTNSGPANTVVKQSHPTVGTAAAAAELGGTSAVASARRRGELLFLTVSPCHTRGAAEATAAVSPCVGSACANCCIQVRAEPSTGKEVAAWLLQFQPDRVICAFAVQSTTTSVIAAAGATDGRVYLLGLTSQRLVLRVSGPVADVMFVQTKRENDRSQTRNAVVDGLLDDAMAEDTLRNGSFSSQADEFARHEGVDFAALVILDSAGHLLVLRAINSGAAITQNVADIPQVITLANGQQPTFTAVNLSLASLDGEPISSKHFHDLCTLRHFFSQRRLPLSQLQRQQQQRKPGRSNPSPASPPLASSSLSTSPVNRSFSNGAAGAEETTIAGHILSRGLLCVTCVYNAKGGAELVVSTMGQVVVSVPFSSTDGCFRIAGFTITPSPMFYVGFVDFFADGNPTLVMAGLKNVLVASRPQPTIRERVQLLLRLLGKKEREQQNAESGRADG